Proteins encoded in a region of the Roseateles sp. SL47 genome:
- a CDS encoding LysR family transcriptional regulator, protein MVARIDEEITFRKLEILLAFLEAGSLARAAEALGVSAVSVHRALHSLETGTRCSLFRLEGRNLQPNDAAHALADVAREVLQTMAQGIRSTREIAGYAADRIRIGSLYSLTSGTVPALIMALRLRKPDIQTELVLGSNHELLRKLREGELDAAVMGQPEGAADIESQLLFEDEIFFAAPVDSSYAAQSQIDLAQCSDERFVSLNEGYVTYDRFRDAFRVAGFEPNVVMTTNDIFSLMNLVGGRIGCTLLPGRTRSVLPRSVCLVPLLPEFQMRQKISVSFLRTRERDPNLLSLLAACRSYSAEHTAAQG, encoded by the coding sequence ATGGTCGCCCGCATCGACGAAGAGATTACCTTCCGCAAACTGGAGATCCTGCTGGCTTTCTTGGAGGCTGGCAGTCTGGCTCGAGCGGCGGAAGCATTGGGCGTCAGCGCAGTCAGCGTCCACCGCGCCCTCCATTCTCTTGAAACAGGCACGCGCTGCAGTTTGTTCCGTCTGGAAGGACGCAATCTTCAGCCCAACGATGCCGCACATGCCCTGGCCGACGTCGCCCGCGAGGTGCTGCAGACGATGGCGCAAGGCATCCGATCCACGCGGGAGATCGCAGGTTATGCGGCTGACCGCATCCGCATCGGATCGCTTTACTCACTCACCAGCGGTACCGTCCCGGCTCTGATCATGGCGCTCCGCCTGCGCAAGCCCGACATTCAAACCGAGCTGGTGCTGGGTTCCAACCATGAGTTGTTGCGCAAGCTGCGCGAAGGTGAATTGGACGCGGCGGTCATGGGGCAGCCCGAGGGTGCCGCAGACATTGAGTCGCAATTGTTGTTTGAGGACGAGATCTTCTTTGCTGCACCTGTGGATTCGTCGTACGCGGCGCAGTCCCAGATCGACCTGGCGCAGTGCAGCGACGAACGATTCGTGTCGCTCAACGAAGGTTACGTCACCTATGACCGCTTCCGGGACGCCTTCCGCGTCGCTGGCTTCGAGCCCAACGTGGTGATGACGACCAATGACATCTTTTCGCTGATGAACCTGGTCGGCGGCCGCATCGGCTGCACCCTGTTGCCGGGCCGGACCCGCAGCGTGCTGCCGCGCAGCGTGTGTCTCGTGCCGCTCCTGCCCGAGTTCCAGATGCGGCAGAAGATCAGCGTCAGTTTTCTGCGCACCCGCGAGCGCGACCCCAACCTGCTGTCGCTGCTGGCCGCCTGCCGGAGCTACTCGGCTGAACACACAGCGGCTCAGGGTTAA
- a CDS encoding biotin-independent malonate decarboxylase subunit gamma, with the protein MDWQNLATQLFGADHGIRRDGDFLHGDVTFDGEPITVLGTTEHAPIGVQLALAQARVVLDTLARHPGRSILLLIDTQGQQLRRRDELLGINRAMAHLGMCLDLARRRGHRVLGLVYDQALSGGFITSGLIADACDALPEAEIRVMRLPAMARVTKLPESLLAELSEANPVFAPGVGNYVAMGGVRRLWEGDFQAALREALAHAPTVDQRAADGAARGGRRHAAAVIELVLQAG; encoded by the coding sequence ATGGACTGGCAGAACCTGGCCACTCAGCTCTTCGGTGCTGACCATGGCATTCGCCGCGACGGCGACTTCCTGCACGGCGACGTGACGTTCGACGGCGAACCGATCACCGTCCTCGGCACGACCGAGCATGCCCCCATCGGCGTGCAGCTAGCGCTGGCGCAGGCTCGCGTGGTGCTGGACACCCTCGCGCGCCACCCCGGCCGATCCATCCTGCTGCTGATCGACACCCAAGGCCAGCAGCTGCGCCGCCGTGACGAGCTGCTCGGCATCAACCGCGCGATGGCTCATCTGGGCATGTGCCTGGACCTGGCTCGCCGTCGCGGACACCGCGTCCTTGGTCTTGTGTACGACCAGGCGCTCTCAGGCGGCTTCATCACGTCGGGCCTCATCGCGGATGCGTGCGACGCCTTGCCGGAGGCCGAGATCCGCGTCATGCGGTTACCGGCGATGGCGCGTGTCACGAAGCTGCCGGAGTCACTGCTGGCCGAGCTATCCGAGGCCAACCCGGTGTTCGCACCAGGTGTGGGCAACTATGTCGCGATGGGCGGCGTGCGCCGCTTGTGGGAAGGCGACTTCCAGGCAGCCTTGCGCGAGGCGCTCGCCCATGCCCCGACAGTGGACCAGCGCGCCGCCGACGGTGCGGCGCGTGGCGGCCGGCGTCACGCCGCTGCGGTGATCGAGCTTGTCCTGCAGGCGGGCTGA
- a CDS encoding TRAP transporter small permease, producing the protein MSHGFELKPAVAGIDPHTPAVLMPVARLLHWVNHAMVVLGMLALLIASCVLTYSVVSRYVMKASTDWQDEAAVFCLVGATFMCGAFVQQLRGHVGIEAVASLMPRAVNQLRLMLVDLLCTAFCGFFAWKSWTLFHEAWAEGQTTSSSWAPPLWIPYGLMAAGMTLLTLQLLVQLTARLNGLFKPQGGAR; encoded by the coding sequence ATGAGCCACGGTTTTGAACTCAAGCCGGCAGTGGCCGGCATCGACCCCCACACACCCGCCGTGCTGATGCCGGTGGCCCGCCTGCTGCACTGGGTCAATCACGCGATGGTGGTGCTGGGCATGCTGGCCTTGCTGATCGCCTCCTGCGTCCTGACCTACAGCGTGGTCTCGCGCTACGTCATGAAGGCCTCCACCGACTGGCAGGACGAGGCTGCGGTGTTCTGCCTGGTCGGTGCCACCTTCATGTGCGGCGCCTTCGTGCAGCAGTTACGGGGCCACGTGGGCATCGAGGCGGTCGCCAGCCTGATGCCGCGCGCCGTGAACCAGCTGCGCCTGATGCTGGTCGACCTGCTGTGCACCGCCTTCTGCGGCTTCTTTGCATGGAAGTCCTGGACGCTCTTCCACGAGGCCTGGGCCGAAGGGCAGACGACCTCCTCCTCCTGGGCGCCGCCGCTGTGGATTCCCTACGGCCTGATGGCCGCTGGCATGACACTGCTCACGCTGCAGCTGCTCGTGCAGCTGACCGCCCGACTGAACGGGCTCTTCAAACCGCAAGGAGGCGCACGATGA
- a CDS encoding response regulator encodes MRVLLVEDDPSLQRFVAMALEDEDVRLQGCTSVDEALLSLATQAFDLVISDLMLPGRHGNELLATLSERPELRGQAMLAVFSAGLNGQVRQQLEGLGVSRFLVKPCSLADLRACVQDARTLRDTASPVAPAEDSARATASVHQTAVEEFFGGNAGLYQAFLARCRAQFPQDIARGRDAARLGQHQPLRHLAHSLKSVLQTLGYPDAAALARELEDLAQQAGERQDVDSTAAIQDRWLRLEAELSRLI; translated from the coding sequence TTGCGGGTCCTGTTGGTGGAGGATGACCCCTCGCTCCAGCGTTTTGTGGCCATGGCCCTGGAAGACGAAGACGTTCGGCTGCAGGGCTGCACTTCGGTGGATGAAGCGCTGCTTTCGCTGGCGACGCAGGCGTTTGATCTGGTGATCTCCGACCTGATGCTGCCCGGGCGGCATGGCAATGAACTGCTGGCGACGCTGAGTGAGCGCCCGGAACTTCGCGGGCAGGCGATGCTGGCTGTGTTCAGCGCGGGGTTGAATGGGCAGGTGAGGCAGCAACTGGAAGGTTTGGGCGTGAGCCGCTTTCTGGTGAAGCCCTGCTCCTTGGCAGATCTGCGGGCCTGTGTGCAGGATGCGCGGACGCTGAGGGATACCGCCAGCCCGGTGGCACCGGCAGAGGACAGCGCACGCGCGACCGCGTCGGTGCATCAAACGGCCGTGGAAGAATTCTTTGGCGGCAATGCCGGGCTTTATCAGGCATTTTTGGCGCGGTGCCGCGCGCAGTTCCCGCAGGACATTGCGCGAGGGCGTGACGCCGCGCGATTGGGCCAGCATCAACCCCTGAGGCATCTGGCGCACAGCCTGAAGAGCGTGCTGCAGACGCTGGGGTATCCGGATGCGGCAGCGCTGGCGCGGGAATTGGAAGACTTGGCGCAGCAGGCTGGGGAACGGCAGGATGTGGACAGCACAGCCGCCATTCAGGACCGGTGGCTTCGGCTGGAGGCGGAGTTGAGTCGGTTGATTTAA
- a CDS encoding DUF2695 domain-containing protein gives MESSDRDLKKNWKLQQRQLARAAFPVADQLLESLFDSVESNVDVHGCDHSLRFTTQWISEHEQPEQPILEWLAAHGGHCDCEVVTNAADHWEQNC, from the coding sequence ATGGAATCGAGCGACCGCGATTTGAAGAAGAACTGGAAGTTGCAGCAGCGCCAACTTGCGCGCGCGGCTTTTCCCGTTGCCGATCAACTCCTCGAATCACTATTTGACTCCGTCGAATCAAATGTGGATGTCCACGGCTGCGATCACTCGCTGCGCTTCACGACGCAATGGATCAGTGAGCATGAGCAGCCCGAGCAACCAATTCTTGAGTGGCTCGCGGCCCATGGCGGTCATTGCGATTGCGAGGTGGTCACCAATGCTGCTGATCACTGGGAGCAGAACTGCTAA
- the dctP gene encoding TRAP transporter substrate-binding protein DctP, which produces MNLTRRQWLAATAAASCLPAAQAQAGSLKISHQFPSGSLTEGDFRDRLCRRFAAEVEKRTSGALKASVYPGSSLMKTNAQFSAMRKGALDMSLVPLSYAGGEVAETNAGLMPALVPSYEQGAAWKTAEVGKLLSKVLDDKGVIIVSWVWQAGGVASRARPLVTPDDAKGLKVRGGSREMDMMLKTAGASVITLPSNEIYAAMQTGAMDAAMTSSTSFMSFKLEEIAKHLTSGRQRTYWFMLEPLMISKEVFSKLPKAQQDIIMAVGAEMEVFARDAAKADDQAAATIYAKAGAKVYDMDEPTLKKWQAIARDTAWKDFGEKNDSCAAILKAAQKLL; this is translated from the coding sequence ATGAACCTCACCCGCCGCCAGTGGCTGGCCGCCACCGCTGCCGCCAGTTGCCTGCCCGCCGCCCAGGCCCAGGCCGGCTCGCTCAAGATCTCGCACCAGTTCCCGAGCGGATCGCTCACCGAGGGCGACTTCCGCGACCGCCTCTGCCGCCGGTTCGCCGCCGAGGTGGAGAAGCGCACCAGCGGCGCCTTGAAGGCTTCGGTCTACCCAGGCTCTTCTCTGATGAAGACCAACGCCCAGTTCTCCGCGATGCGCAAGGGCGCGCTGGACATGAGCCTCGTGCCGCTCTCCTACGCGGGGGGCGAAGTCGCCGAGACCAATGCCGGCCTGATGCCCGCCTTGGTACCCAGTTATGAGCAGGGCGCAGCCTGGAAGACCGCTGAAGTGGGCAAGCTGCTGTCCAAGGTACTGGATGACAAGGGCGTCATCATCGTCAGCTGGGTCTGGCAGGCCGGCGGCGTCGCCAGCCGCGCCCGGCCGCTCGTCACGCCCGACGACGCGAAGGGACTGAAGGTCCGCGGCGGCAGCCGCGAGATGGACATGATGCTCAAGACTGCGGGCGCCTCCGTCATCACGCTGCCATCCAACGAAATCTACGCCGCCATGCAGACCGGCGCCATGGACGCCGCCATGACGTCCTCCACGAGCTTCATGTCCTTCAAGCTGGAGGAGATCGCCAAGCACCTGACCTCCGGTCGCCAGCGTACCTATTGGTTCATGTTGGAGCCGCTGATGATCTCCAAGGAGGTTTTCAGCAAGCTGCCGAAGGCCCAGCAGGACATCATCATGGCCGTCGGGGCCGAGATGGAGGTCTTCGCACGGGACGCCGCCAAGGCGGACGACCAGGCGGCCGCCACCATCTACGCCAAGGCAGGCGCCAAGGTCTACGACATGGACGAACCCACGCTCAAGAAGTGGCAGGCCATCGCGCGCGACACCGCGTGGAAGGATTTCGGCGAGAAGAACGACTCCTGCGCCGCCATCCTCAAGGCCGCCCAAAAACTGCTCTGA
- the mdcA gene encoding malonate decarboxylase subunit alpha — MNAPAWNLRDRERRERLARAATALGARLRGRHVATDAAVALLEAVLQPGDRVCLEGNNQKQADFLADTLTQLDVQRVHDLHMVQSVLALPAHLDVFESGIARRLDFSFSGPQGARLARLVSSGGIEIGAIHTYLELFARYFVDLTPKVALVAAQAADRHGNLYTGPNTEDTPAIVEATAFSGGIVIAQVNEVLDTLPRIDIPADWVDFVVPAPRPNLIEPLFTRDPAQISEIQVLMAMMAIKGIYAEYGVQRLNHGIGFDTAAIELLLPTYGESLGLKGRICQHWALNPHPALIPAIEAGWVQSVHSFGSELGMEDYIRARSDVFFTGADGSLRSNRAFCQAAGHYACDLFIGSTLQMDLQGNSSTATLGRITGFGGAPNMGADARGRRHASPAWLKAGGEARAGRGGAAGTPRGQKLVVQMVETFREHMQPAFVERLDAWTLQEQAGMALPPIMIYGEDVSHVLTEEGIANLLLCRTDEEREQAIRGVSGYTAVGLARDARMVENLRDRGVIRRPADLGIDPRDANRNLLAARSMRDLVRASGGLYAPPKRFRNW, encoded by the coding sequence ATGAACGCCCCCGCCTGGAACCTGCGCGACCGCGAACGGCGCGAGCGCCTCGCCCGCGCCGCCACCGCGCTCGGCGCCCGCCTGCGCGGCCGACATGTGGCCACCGACGCCGCCGTCGCCCTGCTCGAAGCGGTACTGCAACCCGGCGACCGCGTCTGCCTCGAGGGCAACAACCAGAAGCAGGCCGACTTCCTTGCCGACACGCTGACGCAGCTGGACGTGCAGCGCGTACACGACCTGCACATGGTGCAATCAGTGCTGGCGCTGCCGGCCCACCTGGACGTGTTCGAGAGCGGCATCGCCCGGCGGCTGGACTTCTCCTTCTCCGGCCCGCAGGGCGCCCGGCTGGCGCGGCTGGTCAGCAGTGGCGGCATCGAGATCGGCGCCATCCACACCTACCTGGAGCTGTTCGCCCGCTACTTCGTTGACCTCACGCCCAAGGTCGCACTCGTGGCCGCCCAGGCGGCTGACCGCCACGGCAACCTCTACACCGGGCCCAACACCGAAGACACACCCGCCATCGTCGAGGCCACGGCCTTCTCGGGCGGCATCGTCATCGCCCAGGTGAACGAGGTGTTAGACACCCTGCCCCGCATCGACATCCCCGCCGACTGGGTGGACTTCGTCGTGCCGGCGCCGCGCCCCAACCTGATCGAGCCTCTCTTCACCCGCGACCCGGCGCAGATCAGCGAGATCCAGGTGCTGATGGCCATGATGGCCATCAAGGGCATCTACGCCGAGTACGGCGTGCAGCGCCTGAACCACGGCATCGGTTTCGACACGGCCGCCATTGAGCTGCTGCTGCCCACCTACGGCGAGTCGCTCGGCCTGAAGGGCCGCATCTGCCAGCACTGGGCGCTGAACCCGCATCCTGCGCTCATCCCGGCCATCGAGGCGGGTTGGGTGCAGTCCGTGCATTCCTTCGGTTCGGAGCTTGGCATGGAGGACTACATCCGTGCCCGCTCCGACGTGTTCTTCACCGGCGCCGACGGCAGCCTGCGCAGCAACCGCGCCTTCTGCCAGGCCGCAGGCCACTACGCCTGCGACCTGTTCATCGGATCCACGCTGCAGATGGACCTGCAGGGCAACAGCTCCACCGCCACACTGGGCCGCATCACCGGCTTCGGCGGTGCGCCCAACATGGGCGCCGACGCCCGCGGCCGCCGCCACGCCAGCCCCGCCTGGCTCAAGGCGGGCGGCGAGGCTCGCGCAGGCCGGGGGGGTGCGGCTGGCACGCCCCGCGGCCAAAAGCTTGTTGTGCAGATGGTCGAAACCTTCCGTGAGCACATGCAGCCTGCCTTCGTTGAACGACTGGATGCGTGGACGCTGCAGGAGCAGGCCGGCATGGCGCTGCCGCCGATCATGATCTACGGCGAGGACGTGAGCCACGTGCTCACCGAGGAAGGCATTGCCAATCTGCTGCTGTGCCGCACCGACGAAGAGCGGGAGCAGGCCATTCGCGGCGTGTCGGGCTACACGGCCGTGGGCCTGGCGCGGGACGCCCGCATGGTGGAGAACCTGCGTGACCGCGGCGTCATCCGCCGCCCGGCCGACCTCGGCATCGACCCGCGCGATGCGAACCGCAATCTGCTCGCCGCCCGCAGCATGCGCGACCTCGTGCGTGCCTCCGGCGGCCTGTACGCGCCCCCGAAGCGCTTTCGCAACTGGTGA
- the mdcC gene encoding malonate decarboxylase acyl carrier protein, giving the protein MQPGLETLDYTFPGTRPAGSFVPVLVGVVGSGNLEVLLEPVAGNDCRIHVETSARGFGAIWAAVVRDFHARHALAGVQVSIHDMGATPAVVSLRLDQAVEELQP; this is encoded by the coding sequence ATGCAACCCGGTCTCGAAACCCTGGACTACACCTTCCCCGGCACTCGCCCGGCCGGCAGCTTTGTGCCCGTGCTGGTGGGCGTGGTCGGATCCGGCAACCTGGAGGTGCTGCTGGAACCTGTGGCCGGCAACGACTGCCGCATTCACGTCGAGACCTCGGCGCGCGGCTTCGGCGCGATCTGGGCCGCGGTCGTGCGCGACTTCCACGCCCGCCATGCGCTGGCCGGTGTGCAGGTGTCCATCCACGACATGGGCGCCACGCCCGCAGTCGTCAGCCTGCGGCTTGATCAGGCCGTAGAGGAGCTCCAGCCATGA
- a CDS encoding TRAP transporter large permease yields MSMLVLGTLFGIVTLLFMFSGAPIAFALGSVATLFMAFFMPASALDTVTQNVYEEMASITLLSIPLFILKGAAIGKSRAGQDLYAAMHVWMGRIPGGLGIANVFACALFAAMAGSSPATCSAIGSAGIPEMRKRGYSPGFAAGIIAAGGTLGILLPPSITMILYAVAAEQSLGRLFLAGIMPGVLLVVLFAVYAALRYRKEHALAEAEYQRSGAASALLAQETFTSRQKFEMLPRVVPFVLLLIGVMVALYGGFATPSETAGLGALLALLLIATIYGVWRPRDVAPILTSTLKESTMLMFIIGMSLLFSYVMSYLHISQAAAEWIVGMHLSKWVLLAAVLLMVILLGFFLPPVSIILMTAPIILPPLKAAGFDLIWFGILMTIVMETGLIHPPVGLNIFVIKNIAPDIELRDIIWGVLPFVVLMLLAVLLICIFPGIATGLPNAVMGALAAAH; encoded by the coding sequence ATGAGCATGCTCGTCCTCGGAACGCTGTTCGGCATCGTCACGTTGTTGTTCATGTTCTCCGGCGCGCCGATCGCCTTCGCGCTCGGCAGCGTCGCCACCCTCTTCATGGCCTTCTTCATGCCTGCCTCCGCGCTGGACACGGTCACGCAGAACGTCTATGAGGAAATGGCCAGTATCACGCTGCTGTCCATTCCCCTGTTCATCCTGAAGGGGGCGGCCATTGGCAAGTCGCGTGCCGGCCAGGACCTGTACGCCGCCATGCATGTGTGGATGGGCCGCATCCCCGGTGGCCTGGGCATTGCCAACGTGTTCGCCTGCGCCCTCTTCGCGGCCATGGCCGGCTCCAGCCCGGCCACCTGCTCGGCCATCGGCAGCGCCGGTATCCCGGAGATGCGCAAGCGCGGCTACTCGCCGGGATTTGCGGCCGGCATCATCGCTGCGGGCGGCACCCTGGGCATCCTGCTGCCGCCGTCCATCACGATGATCCTGTACGCAGTGGCGGCTGAGCAGTCGCTCGGGCGGTTGTTCCTCGCGGGCATCATGCCCGGCGTGCTGCTGGTGGTGCTGTTTGCGGTGTACGCCGCGCTGCGTTACCGCAAGGAGCATGCGCTGGCTGAAGCGGAATACCAGCGCAGCGGGGCAGCCTCCGCGCTGCTCGCCCAGGAGACCTTCACCAGCCGCCAGAAGTTCGAGATGCTGCCGCGCGTGGTGCCTTTTGTGCTGCTGCTGATCGGCGTGATGGTGGCGCTGTATGGCGGCTTCGCCACGCCCTCCGAGACGGCGGGCCTGGGCGCCCTGCTGGCGCTGCTGCTGATCGCCACCATCTACGGCGTCTGGCGGCCCCGCGACGTGGCGCCCATCCTCACCTCCACGCTGAAGGAGTCGACGATGCTGATGTTCATCATCGGCATGTCGCTGCTGTTCTCCTACGTGATGAGTTATCTGCACATCAGCCAGGCGGCCGCCGAGTGGATCGTGGGCATGCATCTGTCCAAGTGGGTGCTGCTGGCTGCGGTGCTGTTGATGGTCATCCTGCTCGGCTTCTTCCTGCCGCCGGTCAGCATCATCCTGATGACCGCGCCCATCATCCTGCCGCCGCTCAAGGCTGCGGGGTTCGATCTGATCTGGTTCGGCATCCTGATGACGATCGTGATGGAGACAGGCCTCATCCACCCGCCGGTCGGCCTGAACATCTTCGTCATCAAGAACATCGCGCCCGACATCGAGTTGCGCGACATCATCTGGGGCGTGCTACCGTTCGTCGTGCTGATGCTGCTTGCAGTGCTCTTGATCTGCATCTTCCCTGGCATCGCCACCGGCCTGCCGAACGCCGTCATGGGTGCGCTGGCAGCCGCGCATTGA
- a CDS encoding YrhB domain-containing protein: MSITQQTADATLSAHLRGMEQAMDQLGAALPENRDRPPHQLVVLKVEEHDFGWVYFYNSKEFAETGDFLCSLAGNSPLIVDRHEGKLYGTGSAMPIEHYLSEYRAGVRRPL, from the coding sequence ATGAGCATCACTCAACAGACCGCAGACGCGACCTTGTCCGCCCATTTGCGCGGTATGGAGCAGGCGATGGACCAGCTAGGGGCTGCACTCCCGGAGAATAGGGATCGCCCGCCCCATCAGCTTGTGGTGCTCAAGGTGGAAGAGCACGACTTTGGCTGGGTTTATTTTTACAACTCCAAGGAGTTCGCAGAGACCGGCGACTTCCTTTGCTCGCTAGCGGGAAATTCACCTTTGATCGTGGATCGGCACGAAGGCAAGCTTTATGGCACTGGCTCCGCCATGCCGATCGAGCACTACCTCAGTGAATATCGTGCCGGTGTTCGCCGTCCGCTGTAG
- a CDS encoding biotin-independent malonate decarboxylase subunit beta, protein MISFAECSARERLALLLDAHSFHEWLPPALKLTSPHLAQLGVPSSFDDGVAIGRATLAGRPVFVAAQEGQFMGGGVGEVHGAKLVGLLQRALRDRPDAVLMLAESGGVRLHEANAGLIAVSEVMRALLDVRAAGIPVVVLIGGTGGCFGGMGIVARCADHIVMSDIGRLAMSGPEVIEASHGVEEFDSRDRALVWRTTGGKHRWLTGDCDVLVEDDVAAFRDAAIAALDLSRPVTLERLEAEHALLAARLGFDGAEALDLWASLGLPGAARIPDLDVADVTALGAR, encoded by the coding sequence ATGATCTCTTTTGCCGAATGCAGTGCGCGCGAGCGCCTGGCCCTGCTGCTGGACGCGCACAGCTTCCACGAGTGGTTGCCCCCGGCACTCAAGCTCACCAGCCCGCACCTGGCCCAGTTGGGCGTGCCGTCCTCGTTCGACGACGGCGTGGCCATCGGGCGCGCCACGCTGGCGGGCCGGCCGGTTTTCGTGGCCGCGCAGGAAGGGCAGTTCATGGGCGGCGGCGTGGGCGAGGTCCACGGCGCCAAACTCGTCGGGCTGCTGCAGCGCGCGCTGCGCGACCGGCCCGATGCGGTGTTGATGCTGGCCGAGTCCGGTGGCGTGCGGCTGCACGAGGCCAATGCCGGGCTGATTGCCGTGTCGGAGGTGATGCGCGCGCTGCTAGACGTGCGCGCAGCAGGCATCCCGGTCGTGGTGCTCATCGGCGGCACGGGCGGCTGCTTCGGCGGCATGGGCATCGTGGCGCGCTGTGCGGACCACATCGTCATGAGCGACATCGGCCGGCTGGCCATGTCGGGCCCCGAGGTCATTGAGGCCTCGCATGGCGTGGAGGAGTTCGACAGCCGCGACCGCGCGCTGGTGTGGCGCACCACCGGCGGCAAGCACCGCTGGCTCACTGGCGATTGCGACGTGCTGGTGGAGGACGATGTGGCTGCCTTCCGCGATGCTGCCATCGCGGCACTTGACCTCAGCCGGCCTGTGACGCTGGAACGGCTGGAGGCCGAACACGCCCTGCTCGCCGCACGGCTGGGCTTTGACGGCGCCGAGGCGCTGGACCTCTGGGCCTCCCTCGGCCTGCCCGGCGCCGCCCGCATCCCCGACCTTGACGTGGCGGACGTGACCGCCCTGGGAGCCCGCTGA